The stretch of DNA CGTCGCCTCCGACGGCTCGGTCCGCGCCGGCACCGGCACCCTCGTCGAGGAGGTCAAGGGGCGGCGCTTCGCCGTGAGCGGCTCGGGCTTCTGGCAGGTGCACCCGGCGTCCGCCACCACCCTGGTCGATGCGGTCCTCGCCGGCGCCGACGTCCGACCGGGCGACCGCGTGCTCGACCTCTACGCGGGGGCCGGCCTCTTCTCGGCGTTCCTCGCCGAGGCCTGCGCCCCGGGCGAGCTGGTGAGCGTCGAGGGCAATCGCCGCGCCTCGGCCGACGCGGGGGAAAACCTTGCCGACCGGCCGAACGCGGCCGTCGTCCACGCTCCCGTGGAGCGCGCGCTGCGACGCGGCATCCTCGGGGCCCGCGCCGACGTCGTCGTCCTCGACCCGCCGCGCACCGGCGCGAAGGAGGCGGTCGCGGCCATCGCCGCGCTGGAGCCCCGACGGATCGTCTACGTCGCGTGCGACCCGGCCGCGCTCGCCCGCGACCTGGCCACGTTCGGCCAGCTGGGCTACGGGCTCGAGTCGCTGCGTGGCTTCGCCCTGTTCCCCATGACGCACCACGTGGAGTGCGTCGCGGTGCTTGCGCGGGCGTGACCCGTCCGGTTGAGTCACCCCCGTGACGTACGCCGACCCCCATGCCTGCCCCGCCTGCCGAGGGATGATCAGCGCAGCGATGACCTGTCCTCGCTGCGGGTTCGACCTCGGCTCCGTGGAGGCGCAGCGCCTGTGGGGGCTGTTCGTCGAAGCCGACCGGCTCGTGGCCGAGGGACGCGCCCGCCAGCAGGTCGGCGCGACGACGCCCGCTGCCGCTGCGGCGACGACCCCCGCCGCGGGGACGACGTCGCTCCCGTCCGCCCCGACGCCGACGCCGGCGCCGGCTCCGGCTCGCACGTGGTCGACGGGCTCGATCCTGCTCGGCCTCGGTGCCGTGTGCCTGGTCGTCGCGGGCATCATCTTCGCGACCGTGGCCTGGGGCTCCCTCGGTGTGCTCGGCAGGGCGGCGATCCTGCTGGTGGTCACCGCCCTCGTCGGCCTCGCGGCCCGCTGGGCCACGCGCCGCGGGCTCGACAACACCGCCGAGGCGCTCTGGGCCGTCTTCCTCGGCTTCGTCACGGTGGACCTGCTGGCCGCCGTGGCCGAGGGTCTCTTCGGGCTCGAGTGGTCCGACTTCGCGCTCGTCTCGGTGGTCTGGACCGGCGTGCTCGTCGGCGCGGGAGTGGCGATCGTCCGGTCGTCCGAGGCGCCGCTGGGCCGTCGCCTCGTCAGCCCGCAGCTGGTGGCGGGCCTCGCCCCGTACGTCAGTGCCCCCGCCGTCATGGTGCGCCTGGGGGACCTCGGCGAGGGTGCCGATCTCTGGTTCTGGGCCGCGGCCGCGGCACTCGTGCTGCCGCTGGTGGTCGTCGCCGTCGGCCACCGGACGGGCCTGCGCTGGATGCTGTGGCCCAGCGCACTGCTCTCGCTGCTCCTCGCTGTCGTTCTCGTGGCTCTCGCGATCGACGCGTCGCAGGCCGGGTCGCCGGTCCTGGGTCCGACCGAGGCGCTGCCGACCATCGTGCTGGCTGCCCTCGCCGTGGGCGGGGCCGTCGTGGTGCCCCGCCTCCGCGTCTGGCTCACCGCCTTCGCGGTGTCCGCCGCGCTCTACCTGGTGGGCGTGGCGGCCCAGGGTGCGGCGTGGAGCGCCGACGTCGTCACGTCGGCGGCGGGTCTGACGGCCGTCGCGGTGCTCGTGGCCCTGCTCGCGTGGTTCGTGGTCCGTGAGGACGACTGGTCCCTCGGCACCCGGTGGGCCGCGGTCGCCGGTGGCACCGCCGCGCTGCTGTGGTGCGGGGCCGTGGCGCTCTCCAACGCCGAGCGCGCGGACGAGGCCGGCTGGTTCTCCTCGCCATCCGACGTGTGGGTGCGCCCCAACGAGCTCGACATCACGGAGGGGTGGTGGGTGCTGGCCGTCGCCGTGCCCGTGATCGCCGCGTGGCTCGCCACGACGCGCTGGCCGGCGCCGAGGCTCGCTCCGCCGGAGTGGCGGGTCCCGGTCGCGCTCGTCGCAGCCGGCGCCGCCGTGGTCACGGCGGTCGGCTCGTCGACGCTGCCCTTCCTCGTGCACGCCGTCGTGCTCGTCGTGGTCGGTGCCGCGCTCGCGGTCGCCCTGCGGAAGGCGCTGTGGGGGTTCGCGATCGTCCCGGTGGGCGTCGTGGCCCTCGCGATGGTCGTGGTGCCCCTCGGAGGACCCGTCACCGCGTGGGCGTGGGGGATCGCTGCCGCGGGCGCTCTCGTGTGTGCCGTCGTGGGTCTCGAGGAGCCTCCGGGTCCGCGTCGCGCGATCTCGGCTGCTGCCGCCGGGCTCACCGCGTTCGCGATCGTCGCCACGGTCGCGCAGGTCGCCGACCTCGCCGACGTCGCCCCCGGGGCGTGGGGACCGATCGTCGTGGGCGTGGCGGCTGGACTGCTGCTGCTGACCCTCGCGCTCGACGAGCTGCCCTGGCACCGCACGGCGGTGGAGGTCGTGGTCGCCGCGACCCTGCTCGTCACCGTGGTGCGCGAGGGCGACGACCTGGCCCTCGTCTCCCTGCTGCTCACGATCGGCGCGGTCGCCTCGGCCGTGGTGGGCCTGCTCGACGACGACCGCACGCACCTGCGCTGGGTCGCCGCCGGACTCACCGGCGCCGCCTGGGTCGCTCGACTGGCCGCCAGCGAGGTGGAGACCGTCGAGGCGTACACGGCGCCGTTCGCCGTGGCCGTCCTCCTGGCGGGCTGGTGGCACCTGCGCTCCCACCCGGAGAGCCGCACGTGGGTCGCCCTCACGCCCGGACTCCTGCTGGCCTTCCTGCCGTCGCTGCCCCAAGCGCTGGAGGACCCGACCAGTCTGCGCGCCCTGCTGCTCGGTCTGGTCGCCGCCGCATCCCTCGCCGCCGGGCTCGTGCTGCGGTGGGGCGCACCGGTCATCGCCGGCGCGGCGGTCCTGCTGGTGCTGGTCCTGGCGAACGTCGGCCCGACGGCGCTGGGACTGCAGCGCTGGATCCTCATCGCGATCGCCGGGCTGATCCTGCTCGTGGTGGGTACCACCTGGGAGAAGCGAGTCGCTGAGGGTCGCGCCCTGCTGGTGCGCATCGCCGCGCTGAGGTGAGGGTCACCTGAGCGGAGCGCTTCCGGACATCGTTTGATATCGTTTATCTTGACATCAAGATAACTGGTACTTAGGCCATCCTGAACGCCCCCGGGCGGCCCCACGGGGGGCAGGATGGGAACACCAGTGAAGGAGAAGCCCATGAGCGTCGACACTTTCCAGGCCAAGGACTCCTTGGCGGTCGGGGAGAAGTCCTACGACTACTACCGGCTCGATGCGGTCCAGGGCGAGGGACTCGACGTCGCCTCCCTGCCGTTCAGCCTCAAGATCCTGCTCGAG from Aeromicrobium phoceense encodes:
- a CDS encoding SCO7613 C-terminal domain-containing membrane protein, with amino-acid sequence MTCPRCGFDLGSVEAQRLWGLFVEADRLVAEGRARQQVGATTPAAAAATTPAAGTTSLPSAPTPTPAPAPARTWSTGSILLGLGAVCLVVAGIIFATVAWGSLGVLGRAAILLVVTALVGLAARWATRRGLDNTAEALWAVFLGFVTVDLLAAVAEGLFGLEWSDFALVSVVWTGVLVGAGVAIVRSSEAPLGRRLVSPQLVAGLAPYVSAPAVMVRLGDLGEGADLWFWAAAAALVLPLVVVAVGHRTGLRWMLWPSALLSLLLAVVLVALAIDASQAGSPVLGPTEALPTIVLAALAVGGAVVVPRLRVWLTAFAVSAALYLVGVAAQGAAWSADVVTSAAGLTAVAVLVALLAWFVVREDDWSLGTRWAAVAGGTAALLWCGAVALSNAERADEAGWFSSPSDVWVRPNELDITEGWWVLAVAVPVIAAWLATTRWPAPRLAPPEWRVPVALVAAGAAVVTAVGSSTLPFLVHAVVLVVVGAALAVALRKALWGFAIVPVGVVALAMVVVPLGGPVTAWAWGIAAAGALVCAVVGLEEPPGPRRAISAAAAGLTAFAIVATVAQVADLADVAPGAWGPIVVGVAAGLLLLTLALDELPWHRTAVEVVVAATLLVTVVREGDDLALVSLLLTIGAVASAVVGLLDDDRTHLRWVAAGLTGAAWVARLAASEVETVEAYTAPFAVAVLLAGWWHLRSHPESRTWVALTPGLLLAFLPSLPQALEDPTSLRALLLGLVAAASLAAGLVLRWGAPVIAGAAVLLVLVLANVGPTALGLQRWILIAIAGLILLVVGTTWEKRVAEGRALLVRIAALR